TGAAGTGCAACTTCTAAAGCAGATTTCATCCTATTTTTCTTAGGTCTTCCTGGCTGTTGACGAATAGACGGGGGCAAGCACGGTTGGTTAGCCACGATTTCTGGAACAGGTTGCGCTGAGTCAGCCGACATGAACGATTCAGCGTATGCGCTCACCAAATATGCACTGTTATAGTAAGGACTGCACAAGGATATACGACAAACATTGTTGTACTCCACAGCTGCGATTGCGTGTACACATGGTAATTTATCTCGTTCGAAACGCCAACATGTGCACTTTCGCTCTACCAAATTAACAACATTCAAAGACTCGCTAGAAAATCCATATTTAACTTCAGTGTGATGATCATCAATCCTTTGGACCGTCAAATCTCTGGCGGCAGTTACACGGccctattaacaaaaaaataataaatatgaaacgACTGACTTATTACATATTACGGCTGATTTAAGAACAACAAAGGCTGACTTAAGAATTTATGAAACGACTGACTTATTATATATTACGGCTGATTTAAGAACTACAAAGGCTGACTTaagaattttatgaatttttaatgACAGACTTATTTTTACTGTTACGACTGACTTACATGTAGTAGTTTCTCGACACCACGCGTAAGCGTCGTTGGCTGCGATCTGGCATCCTCTCTCCGTTCAGCAAACCATCTGGTCATCATAGCCCGTATCGATTCTAATATTCGAACAATGTTTAGACCTCTAGCATTCGACAATGCGTAAAAAACCAATGCCACGAATCATCATTTTCTGTGTCAACCACTGCGAAGGCTATTGGAAAAATCTGAAAGTTACCATCCTGAGCTAGTGTTGTGACTAGCGTCCCTTTGTATTTACCATTGAGAAACGTACCGTCGACTACAACAACTTTGCGCATGAAAGGAAACCCATTTACGCTCGCACCAAAGCCAAGAAACACATACATGAATCTTCCAAGTTCATCGATTTGAAGACGCGTAACTGTACTCGGATTTGCCCTTCTTATCATGTATAAGTAAGAAGGCAAGCTTTCAAACCCACACTCTGGTGTTCCCTCATCGATTTTCCTTGCAAATTTCAGCGTTCGGTGTGATTTCCAATAATCCATCTGTTCACATGAAAAAACGATCCTCATAACTCAGCCGCATCAAATAATTAAGACAGCCACAACGTAAAAATAACCCTACCCTATTTTTACTATAACTCAGCCGCATCTAACATTATAGTAACCCAGCCGCATTGTATGAATATGTCAGCCGCTACATTTGATATTACTCAGCTGTATCGTAAAATAACTTAGCCACAACAAAGTAATTACCTTTATATC
This region of Brassica napus cultivar Da-Ae chromosome C5, Da-Ae, whole genome shotgun sequence genomic DNA includes:
- the LOC125587257 gene encoding uncharacterized protein LOC125587257: MFDDSDGASSEDDNFSSYGESPTEDEDSPTLPPKKRYQNFSMTRSKGNLKVLRLEISSIDIAVGQRYESKDDLERRLKLLTVRHQFDFDVETSTLTSYVVKCWVDGCLWRVRASTQGESPAFYVRIHDSKHTCSCTERSNRSRQATPDILGELYKNFLGNVGPAVRPTSVGIAITKQFDIKMDYWKSHRTLKFARKIDEGTPECGFESLPSYLYMIRRANPSTVTRLQIDELGRFMYVFLGFGASVNGFPFMRKVVVVDGTFLNGKYKGTLVTTLAQDESIRAMMTRWFAERREDARSQPTTLTRGVEKLLHGRVTAARDLTVQRIDDHHTEVKYGFSSESLNVVNLVERKCTCWRFERDKLPCVHAIAAVEYNNVCRISLCSPYYNSAYLVSAYAESFMSADSAQPVPEIVANQPCLPPSIRQQPGRPKKNRMKSALEVALQNKRPRKEHTCSRCRQSGHNAKTCPL